In Camelina sativa cultivar DH55 chromosome 17, Cs, whole genome shotgun sequence, the genomic stretch gAGTGTACCTTATCAAAGCGACAGGCTTCAAGAGCTGTAAGAGTGGAATCTGTTTTGTCTGCTACCAAACTGCTAGAATGGATGGCCAATGAGATTAAGACATCAGAAGCTGCTTTACGAGTAACCCAATTAGTACATCCAAGGCACTCGTGAATGCTGTGTAGCAGTGATGCCACACTCTGTGGTGCAATAGCTCCAACCTGCAACAATTTCATACCTCAAAATATGTAATTCATAGAGAAGACCCAGTAGATTTGACCACCAAGCAGATCAGAGATGAACAATGAACTTTAGACACATAAAGGTTTGCTTTCATCACATTTCTCTAGTAAAGGAGACCAAAACATAGCTTATCTCTTAGTCCAGTGCCACAAAAACATTTCTAGATTACATAAATCAAGATTCCAAAAGTCTGAGCACACCCCTTCGGGCCCTTCCTAATCTTCTTAGCATAGAAACACAAGTAGCCAAAACTAGAGACGAAGCACAAACTAAAAGCAGCTGAACATTTCAAGCAAGTGAATCTTAATCCAAGTTAAAAAGGCATTGTACTTTAGACAAACCACATTGCACAAACCTGGGACAAGCTTCCAACTACAGGCAAGAGTGAAGCCTTAGTAATATAATTGGGGCTATTCAAAAGCTTAGAGATTCTAGGGCATAGTTTTTGAAAAGCAGCAACGGGAGGCTGATCAGTAACTGAATCCACCATCTTCCCCATACAAATCGCAGCACCAGATTGTAAGCTTTTGTTCTGCTCCGCCATTGCTTCAAACAAGGGTTTAGCAAATAGCCCaaccaacgaagaagaagaagacccaatTCCATCATCCTTCTCCTTGAGAAACTGCGCAGAGAGAGAGCCAATCGCGTCGCGACAAGCGTCGCGTACACCGTTATCAGCGTCCTTGAGACGCTTAACGATGTGAGAGATAATTTTGGCGAGCTGAGAAGAGGAGAGATCGGTGTAAGTGAGACAGAGAAAGGAGAGGAGTCGTATCGATTCTCTTTTGACCGGAGCTTTAGGATCGGAGAAGGAATCGAAGAGACAATGGAGAAGCACGGGAAGGAGGATATCGGGAGAATCGGAGACGGAGAGGACTGTTTTCTCGAGATCATCGACGGCAATCTGATAAGTGTCGCGATCAccgagacgagagagagaggttaAGATCCTCTGTTTTAATTCAACCGTTGCTGAGTGTGACGAGACAGCGACGGAGGAGGATCTGACGGAGAAGGAAGATGGATTTGAAGAAGGTTTCATTGAAGGTTTCGTAAAGGTTGGTGATCGCATTGGATGATGTGAAGAAATAGATCAGAAggaagaagaactgaagaagaaggacgTCTGGTTGGTTATTCCGGCGACGTTGCTAATATTTTTTCTGTTGGGGAGGAGTCTTGAGAGAGTGGAGACCACGTCTTTGCCATGTCATTGCTTcgttggttttatttttttatccagaaaatattccatttttaaatttagttttaagcCAATGACAGAAGCTTAAAGACTTTGAATTAGATTGCGAATAAagaggttttcttttttttttctttttttttttggtcaaaacctTAAATCTTGGAATGatcaaatatctatatattcaTTTTCCAAGTACAATTATTAAATCCTCAACTTCAAACttatttacaagactgccattgaattaattattaattaatcgatttaataaactaatattAATCGGTTTAGGAATAATAGATTCGGATCAAGAATAGAGTGACGCAGATCCtactttccttatttttagtATCGGATTACTAACCTCTTAATTACgatttttattatatgaatCAATCTTTATTACTAATTTCGCTcatattatttagtaattttttactTACCAAAATTATCTATACTTAATGATTATCGtataatatctaatttattaccAATTGGGTTTAAGATATttgattttagattattttgaatttataaatattgtttCCTAATATATCTctattagtttcttttgttaagATTGTGATCTAAAATTTTTTAGCAATAAATTGAAAGTTTAagtcaaaaatcaaattattcgCTCCAAAATTTATGTTTCTGCAAGTCTATAAAAACCATTTTCGACTGCAATCGAGTCATCTCTCACTTtcactctgttttgttttaatgttcgtttactttttgttttctttaagcTAACCATAACTAACTATCCTATGAATAATTTCATGTGCCAGGGAGGAGATTTCATCATAAACTTGAGGAGACTTCACAGCCGGGAACAGAACAGGCGGCGAGTCGATGTACGGGGCCAAGTTCGATGACCAGAATTTCGAGAGGAAGCACACAGGACCAGGAATCCTGTAGATGGCGAACGCCGGAGCCAACACCAACGGATCTCAGTTCTTCATCTGCACCGTGAATACCAATTCGCTCGATGGTAAGCATGTGGTGTTTCGGCAGGTGGTGGAAGGGTTAGACGTCGTCAAGGTCATCGAGAAGGTCGGATATTTGTCTGGGAAGCCATCGAAGTAGGGGTTGTTGCCGATTGTGGTCAGCTCTCTTTAGGATCCATCATCTTAGAAGTCTCCTATGAATAATTTCTGCATTGTGTTTTTGTGTAGGATAAAATAAAGCATGAATCGAATACTTAAACTAGAAGTACCAAGTGAATTTTCATCTTGATCAAttcttctaatatttttattttacaatttacatTCATCATCTCGATCCATATATATGAAGTGTTTATCATGTCTACTGTTAGAAATGTAcaacaaaatttaagaaaaaaacttcatttttgCATTCAAAGTTACATGTTTAAATTGATGGTCTAATTTGCATAGATCAATGatcttgattttgatgatatggGTGGATATTGCCTCTTACCCTATAGAGCACATTTAATGggaacaaattacaaaatatttaactttagttTTGAactaataaatttaagttttattagaaatccaaaaataaaatatctatttaaagagaagaaaaaaatcaaagtaagaaaaaatatatatatgcttttaaaataaacaaaagtttgactatgagatttttttagttttaaaNNNNNNNNNNNNNNNNNNNNNNNNNNNNNNNNNNNNNNNNNNNNNNNNNNNNNNNNNNNNNNNNNNNNNNNNNNNNNNNNNNNNNNNNNNNNNNNNNNNNNNNNNNNNNNNNNNNNNNNNNNNNNNNNNNNNNNNNNNNNNNNNNNNNNNNNNNNNNNNNNNNNNNNNNNNNNNNNNNNNNNNNNNNNNNNNNNNNNNNNNNNNNNNNNNNNNNNNNNNNNNNNNNNNNNNNNNNNNNNNNNNNNNNNNNNNNNNNNNNNNNNNNNNNNNNNNNNNNNNNNNNNNNNNNNNNNNNNNNNNNNNNNNNNNNNNNNNNNNNNNNNNNNNNNNNNNNNNNNNNNNNNNNNNNNNNNNNNNNNNNNNNNNNNNNNNNNNNNNNNNNNNNNNNNNNNNNNNNNNNNNNNNNNNNNNNNNNNNNNNNNNNNNNNNNNNNNNNNNNNNNNNNNNNNNNNNNNNNNNNNNNNNNNNNNNNNNNNNNNNNNNNNNNNNNNNNNNNNNNNNNNNNNNNNNNNNNNNNNNNNNNNNNNNNNNNNNNNNNNNNNNNNNNNNNNNNNNNNNNNNNNNNNNNNNNNNNNNNNNNNNNNNNNNNNNNNNNNNNNNNNNNNNNNNNNNNNNNNNNNNNNNNNNNNNNNNNNNNNNNNNNNNNNNNNNNNNNNNNNNNNNNNNNNNNNNNNNNNNNNNNNNNNNNNNNNNNNNNNNNNNNNNNNNNNNNNNNNNNNNNNNNNNNNNNNNNNNNNNNNNNNNNNNNNNNNNNNNNNNNNNNNNNNNNNNNNNNNNNNNNNNNNNNNNNNNNNNNNNNNNNNNNNNNNNNNNNNNNNNNNNNNNNNNNNNNNNNNNNNNNNNNNNNNNNNNNNNNNNNNNNNNNNNNNNNNNNNNNNNNNNNNNNNNNNNNNNNNNNNNNNNNNNNNNNNNNNNNNNNNNNNNNNNNNNNNNNNNNNNNNNNNNNNNNNNNNNNNNNNNNNNNNNNNNNNNNNNNNNNNNNNNNNNNNNNNNNNNNNNNNNNNNNNNNNNNNNNNNNNNNNNNNNNNNNNNNNNNNNNNNNNNNNNNNNNNNNNNNNNNNNNNNNNNNNNNNNNNNNNNNNNNNNNNNNNNNNNNNNNNNNNNNNNNNNNNNNNNNNNNNNNNNNNNNNNNNNNNNNNNNNNNNNNNNNNNNNNNNNNNNNNNNNNNNNNNNNNNNNNNNNNNNNNNNNNNNNNNNNNNNNNNNNNNNNNNNNNNNNNNNNNNNNNNNNNNNNNNNNNNNNNNNNNNNNNNNNNNNNNNNNNNNNNNNNNNNNNNNNNNNNNNNNNNNNNNNNNNNNNNNNNNNNNNNNNNNNNNNNNNNNNNNNNNNNNNNNNNNNNNNNNNNNNNNNNNNNNNNNNNNNNNNNNNNNNNNNNNNNNNNNNNNNNNNNNNNNNNNNNNNNNNNNNNNNNNNNNNNNNNNNNNNNNNNNNNNNNNNNNNNNNNNNNNNNNNNNNNNNNNNNNNNNNNNNNNNNNNNNNNNNNNNNNNNNNNNNNNNNNNNNNNNNNNNNNNNNNNNNNNNNNNNNNNNNNNNNNNNNNNNNNNNNNNNNNNNNNNNNNNNNNNNNNNNNNNNNNNNNNNNNNNNNNNNNNNNNNNNNNNNNNNNNNNNNNNNNNNNNNNNNNNNNNNNNNNNNNNNNNNNNNNNNNNNNNNNNNNNNNNNNNNNNNNNNNNNNNNNNNNNNNNNNNNNNNNNNNNNNNNNNNNNNNNNNNNNNNNNNNNNNNNNNNNNNNNNNNNNNNNNNNNNNNNNNNNNNNNNNNNNNNNNNNNNNNNNNNNNNNNNNNNNNNNNNNNNNNNNNNNNNNNNNNNNNNNNNNNNNNNNNNNNNNNNNNNNNNNNNNNNNNNNNNNNNNNNNNNNNNNNNNNNNNNNNNNNNNNNNNNNNNNNNNNNNNNNNNNNNNNNNNNNNNNNNNNNNNNNNNNNNNNNNNNNNNNNNNNNNNNNNNNNNNNNNNNNNNNNNNNNNNNNNNNNNNNNNNNNNNNNNNNNNNNNNNNNACttatttacaagactgccattgaattaattattaattaatcgatttaataaactaatattAATCGGTTTAGGAATAATAGATTCGGATCAAGAATAGAGTGACGCAGATCCtactttccttatttttagtATCGGATTACTAACCTCTTAATTACgatttttattatatgaatCAATCTTTATTACTAATTTCGCTcatattatttagtaattttttactTACCAAAATTATCTATACTTAATGATTATCGtataatatctaatttattaccAATTGGGTTTAAGATATttgattttagattattttgaatttataaatattgtttCCTAATATATCTctattagtttcttttgttaagATTGTGATCTAAAATTTTTTAGCAATAAATTGAAAGTTTAagtcaaaaatcaaattattcgCTCCAAAATTTATGTTTCTGCAAGTCTATAAAAACCATTTTCGACTGCAATCGAGTCATCTCTCACTTtcactctgttttgttttaatgttcgtttactttttgttttctttaagcTAACCATAACTAACTATCCTATGAATAATTTCATGTGCCAGGGAGGAGATTTCATCATAAACTTGAGGAGACTTCACAGCCGGGAACAGAACAGGCGGCGAGTCGATGTACGGGGCCAAGTTCGATGACCAGAATTTCGAGAGGAAGCACACAGGACCAGGAATCCTGTAGATGGCGAACGCCGGAGCCAACACCAACGGATCTCAGTTCTTCATCTGCACCGTGAATACCAATTCGCTCGATGGTAAGCATGTGGTGTTTCGGCAGGTGGTGGAAGGGTTAGACGTCGTCAAGGTCATCGAGAAGGTCGGATATTTGTCTGGGAAGCCATCGAAGTAGGGGTTGTTGCCGATTGTGGTCAGCTCTCTTTAGGATCCATCATCTTAGAAGTCTCCTATGAATAATTTCTGCATTGTGTTTTTGTGTAGGATAAAATAAAGCATGAATCGAATACTTAAACTAGAAGTACCAAGTGAATTTTCATCTTGATCAAttcttctaatatttttattttacaatttacatTCATCATCTCGATCCATATATATGAAGTGTTTATCATGTCTACTGTTAGAAATGTAcaacaaaatttaagaaaaaaacttcatttttgCATTCAAAGTTACATGTTTAAATTGATGGTCTAATTTGCATAGATCAATGatcttgattttgatgatatggGTGGATATTGCCTCTTACCCTATAGAGCACATTTAATGggaacaaattacaaaatatttaactttagttTTGAactaataaatttaagttttattagaaatccaaaaataaaatatctatttaaagagaagaaaaaaatcaaagtaagaaaaaatatatatatgcttttaaaataaacaaaagtttgactatgagatttttttagttttaaacacaaaaaaaaagttgttgacaaaaaaaaaacacacacacacacacacaaaaagggTTGTCATTCAGCAACTAATAATgattgttaagaaaaaaaaaatagattgctttgaaactattttttcttggttgtcacaaaagaaaaaaaaacaaaaaaacaaaaaagacaaaaacagtaTCTCAAATCTAACGGTggaaattaatcaaaatattatttattgtctttttaAGATAAAAGGGAGAAAATGAGTGGATAATAAAACCACTNAAACTTGAGGAGACTTCACAGCCGGGAACAGAACAGGCGGCGAGTCGATGTACGGGGCCAAGTTCGATGACCAGAATTTCGAGAGGAAGCACACANTTTTGCTTTAGTTGAAAGCATTAAGAGagccatggcttcttcttctatctctttctcctGCGCACCTTCTTTGACCACCTCACTCTTCTccaccacttcttcttcttcttccccaacgCTGCTCTCCTCTCGGTTTCTCGGTACCCGAAACTTAAAGCTTCAGATCCGACCAGCCAGACTCGGTCCCTCCAATGGGTCAAGAACAACTTGTTGGTTCAAGTTTGGCAAGAACGGTGTCGATGCTGAAAATGCCGGAATCTATGGCAGTCAGTCTCGTGACGACTTTGACAGAGACGACGTTGAAcaggtttttcttcttctggactCGAATCaaattggtttataatttttacgaGGAAGAGCCTTAGGCTGGGTTCTGATTAATCATTGATGCATCTGTGGGTACTTATTAATCAAATTCTCCACTTTGGTTCTTGGATAATGATCTCAAACACAAACGCAAATGCCAACTTCTTTGAATTGTAAAGAAAACAGTGAACgaatatattatttaacaaacatTTGATCTTATGTGTAATAATAAATGTTATGTTCTTGATGTGTTTTTGCAGTATTTCAACTACATGGGAATGCTTGCGGTAGAAGGTACCTATTCAAAGATGGAAGCTCTTCTTAACCTAAACATTCATCCAGTCGATATCTTGTTGCTGTTAGCCGCTACAGAAGGTGACAGACCTAAGATCGAGGAGCTTCTCAGAGCCGGTGCTGATTGCTCAGTCAAGGATGGTGATGGAAGAACTGCTATAGACAGAGCCAGCAGCGAAGAGATCCGTGACTTGATCCTTAACTACACTGCTCAAAAGGCTTGACTCCGCAGCTTGGTATTACCCCAAAGGAACCACataagttgggttttgaaatgTATGCGTTTGCTAGAACAAACTGTCTTTTTGAGTTCCGCGGAcgagtaaattataaaatccatcttcttccttcttgtcTTTCTCGcctgtttcttgtttcttctttgggGGTTCTTCTATGGTGCTTTGAGTTATTGCAGAGGAAGGTCTTTTCACGGGTAGAAACGCCACCTTGGTTGCTCTGCAACTCGCTTTTTTTGTGTCTGTGTTAACTTTTGCCGGGCTCACTGGATTTGTAGATTCATCATCGGGTTGTTCTGTATCTTCTGTTTGGGATCCATTGTTAGTCTTGGAAGAAACTGCTTCAGCAAAGGGGGTCGAACACTCTGTAGCACTAGCTTCACCGTTTTTATCTGCTCCAATAAGAGGAGAAGGAGGGATATCTTCTGCAATTGGAAAATTAAGTCGAAAGCAAAACTCTTTCAGTGAAGTACAAAACAGTGAGTTTCTGTATCTACTAGGTCCTTAACAATAAAAACCCATCTAAAAGCAAAGTATAAGCCTACATAATCGATCGGTGCTATGTACATAACCAGCATACGGTCTAGGCCTAGggaaaccaaaaataaacagcCAAACAGTGATTTTTTGGAGATTCTTACCTCCAAGAGTAGAAGCAAACGTATGATACTGAACTGAACACTCCCTCGTTACAGCATCTTCTGGGTTTTCTGAATCTTCTGGTTGCATCGCATTATCAGTCTTGGACGAAGCTGCTTCAGCAATGGGAGAAGAACTTTCTCTCACAGTAACACCACCGTTGTCTACATCAAGCAAAGGAGAGAACTCTTCTGCAAGTGGCAGAATTCAATCGGAGAAACAAATTATCTAGTTAAGTACAAAAAAACATCGAAAATTTGGATCTTGCAACACTTTAGCCATCTAAACCAAAACTCTATAGGCAGAATTCTATACAAGTATGAGACAAGTGAGTGGTTCTGACTAGATCTAGGTAGTAAGGACATTGGAACTTGGGAACGAAAAAAGAACAACCAAATACGTAATTCTGTGAATTTTCTTACCCCCAAGAGGAGAAACAGATGTTTGATACTGTACCAAAGAATCCCTAGTTGTAGCATCTTCTGAAACGTTTTCCTCCATAGGTTTACTACTCTCATGCTTCTGTAATGTCTCGAGTAAGACATATTTATCCGTCTTCCACACACAATTCAACATTGTGATGCTCATGCACTCTTCTTCCTTTGGATAGTACTCGCGGAACACCTGTATTCAATTCcaatagaaaaaaacagagttaacTGACATGATCATTGAACTATGTAAGAAATAAACGAAAGGGTCCCCCAAAGAAGCTTTGACCAACCTCAACCCCATCCTGTGCTATCTTCACAGACTGTTTCTTCAGGGATGTAGAGGTAACCGAATTGAAAACTGTCACAGCATCAAGTAATATCTGCATAAACCCAAATTGATACAGAAAATAAGCACATAATGCAGACTATAACTACAACAAGATCAATCACAGTGTGTGCCTATCAGATCATAGACTGGAGAAACTGCCAACAATGTTCTTTTTAGTTCTGTTTGGATTAGGCAGAACGAAAATAAAAGTGAACTTACTTGTTGAACTAACACTCTGAGACGTGCAAGCAGCGCCAAAAATGTCACAGAAAATCCTACGAAAAATGAACGAGCTAGCAGAGTAGATATCCCACTGTAGAACAAATATCATAAACCGAATGCGATTAGGTCTAAGAGATTTACACAAAGAGTTGAACTCATGAGTCAATTAATACCTAGCAGCCTTTAAGATGGGTTCAGTCATCTGCAACAAAGACAATGATGAGTCAGAACACTCAGAATCAATTTCACATGTATGAGCAACAAAAGAGAGGTTCATAAGAAGAGCATACCTGTGAGAGTAAATGAAGAGTTCCACGAAGTCGTTCCAAGACATTTGGTTTCCCAGTATCACATTTTTTCAACTTCAAGCTACACATATAAACCCCAAAAATGAAGCTCCTTATTACAAAATTCTCATAAATCAGTAAAAAtctcaagagaagaaagagagaaacgcATACCTCTCCAAAACATGAATCTTCTGTTTACTTATTTTCCCAGAAATAACATGAAAGCAAGGTCTCAGTATACCCTCCATGTTTGCTGTTCGTAAAATTCTCAAATCCCTTCTCACCTGAGaagcaatcaaaacaaaaacaaaaatcgattTTGCTAAAATTGAACTCCACCCAAAAACAAGAGAATCGAAAAAGACATACCTTGAGAAGGTATTGGAAATAGGAGCATCTCCGATGCTGGTTCTTATTCTTGTAAACCATTCTGTCGAACACAGCGTGCTCAAGTTCAAGCTGACTAAGCTGACTCTTCAGCTTCTCCTCTAGAGCTTTGACTTGTGAATCATCATCCATGGGAGTTTTACACTTCTTCCAGCTAATTTAATGgatctttcaattaaaattCTGATAAAATTTCTCTAATTCGAACGAGacgaatttagggttttgtgttctttaaaaCCTTTTGTTTAATTGAGCTCTGTCTGCTGCTGCTATAACAAAGTTTTAATTTCGTTTAAGAACGACGAATGCTCAAGAAGAACCAGCCCTAAACCAACATCTAAATCGAATCGATTCAAAGCCGGTTTATTTCTAAACCAAAAGAGACATTAGATTTGGAtataaaaatacttttaaatcaaaatttgagTCATAAGAGAGACCCTCTCTCTCATCAAGATGGACACATGTTCCTTTGTAATAGGAtcatagtaattttttttatagtaaatcatattttacataGTTATGAATtcaattaaatagtttatattttcttattttttgtttttctaaggtcagaaaataaaatatttataaatgaaGCTCCATTatgcataaatttaaattttattccaatattattttaattgatattaCTTAAGCTAGattaatctaaaatatttttcaaaatattacttTAGTTAATACAATAAcatgttatttaaaaaacagaaatttaaaaaattaattttattttttattttatacaatgtAGTTTTATGcttaatagtattattaaatAGATAATTTTGTGCAAAactggttttaacttttaaataagAAGGTTGTAGGGAGGCAAAACTTTGACGGCCTGGTGGGAAAAGTAGAAGCCGAGGAAGACTTGaggtttaaaaaacaaaaagatttgaaCTTGGGAATTAGCAAGAAGATCATTATGGAGGAGTTTGCTAAGGCTGGTTTCAAACCTCCACTTTGATTTAAGTCCCTCTTGTATTTTGATTTAAGATCCAATGATGAATCCAGTATTTGATGACTCTTTCAGcgttgtattttgatttaagACCCTCGTGTATTTTCGTCGCTAATTTTATGCTAAATGTGTTTCGGTTACAATTTGTAAACCAAAACTGGTACGTTTCTGTTCCGGTTCTATTTTCCAATGCAATTTTTATCCAAACATTGCTACGTGTTCGGTTTTGGGTTTTAGTAGTACTCAAAGTTTGTGTGTATGGGGAAGTTTATTTTTAACCATGCTGAAAGGATTCACGATCATCTCTCTCCTTTATTTCTCAATGAACACGATAAAGCAACCTAGGCTTTCTTATAGAATCCATATCTCTCACATAGCAATAATAGGCTCCCTCACAATTTGATCAGCTGAAGTTTTATATTGacaaaaatcataaagaaaTAAACATTTATAGGTCTTCTTGATTGTTTGTCTATATTAAAGCTCAATGTTTCGTTATccttcatattcatatattatataggtCTTCTAAGTGCTAGTTATATGAAATGTGTATATCACTTACATTAGAAATAAACAACACACGCACACAAGCATACCGTAGTATGCTGCATACGCCAATATACCAACTTAGCTGAAAAGATATAGAAACAGAATAACAACGATATCAGAAggcaaaacagaggaagaagaacaaggcgAAGCTGTGATGAAATGATATGGACCAGACCAGTGTTAGCGTGAAGGAAGTGTGACCATCTCTGAATATAGCGGTGGCTACATCTGTGTTGACCTCCAGTTCTATTTAACTATTGGATGGTCTAAAGATAAACCTTTCTTTGCCTTATAGAAAGGTAGGCCCTGATCATCATAGTGGCTTGTGATTTGTGAAAGAAAGGCTTGTAAACTGTTTctatgtttttagtttcttgcaacatctatcttttttgttttgacaatcAAAAAAAGAGGGATGGATGCAACACGAGGACTTCCCGGGAGGTTATTAGGGACCATTGTataaatatctataaatatCTTCACTTATGTTATATTTCCTATTGTAAAGAGTCTTGGTCCTCAAGTCTATAATATTCTCTAGGGTTCTTAgggattgtatatatatttttgtaaagattAATGAGAGGATTAACTTTGACGCCTACCACATTGTTTTGGTAGCAGAGcgggtttgaaaaaaaaaaaaaagaagaaataagaaagaaacaatgacTACGGGAGAAGATGGTGACAAACAAATCGCACTCGCGAAAGGCGGTGCAAGTGGGGACAAAACACGGCGGTGGATAAGGCTACACTCTCACCGATGTACCTTCATCCATCTGACGGACCAGAGAATCTAATCACCACGGTGCAGCTAAGGGGAGAGAACTATGAAGATTGGTCCAAGCATGTGCGGAACGCCTTGCGGACGAAGATAAAGTTGGGATTCATCGATGGCTCTTTCACCAAGCCGTTGACGGAAGAGGAGATAGAGCAATGGGAGGTCGTAAACTCAATGGTGGTAGCGTGGCTCATGAATACTATTGAACCCACGCTTAGAACCTCTGTTTCCATGGTTGATGAAGCAAAGGTTCTTTGGGATGACTTGCAACTACAGTTTTCTGCAGGAAACGGACCACGGATAGGTGAAATTCGGGCAGCCTTGACAAATTGTCGACAAGGAGGGGATACCGTAATGGTATATTTTGGGAAGCTCAAAAAGATGTGGGATGAATTGGCAATATATAAGCCAATTCGGACGTGTACATGTGGGGAATTGGCTGCTCAACTGGAAGAGGATCGGGATGAAGAGAGACTTAACATGTTTCTCAACGGCTTGGATGATGCTCGCTTTGGAACAGTACGTTCTACAATTACGAGCTTAGAACCTCTACCGAAGCTTTCTCAAGTTTATCAACGTATCATCCGGGAGGAGAGACAACAAACGGTGATACGAAATAGAGAGACAAACACCGCAGATGTCGTTGGGTTCTCGGTGGCAGCTGGA encodes the following:
- the LOC104758390 gene encoding protein LHCP TRANSLOCATION DEFECT — translated: MASSSISFSCAPSLTTSLFSTTSSSSSPTLLSSRFLGTRNLKLQIRPARLGPSNGSRTTCWFKFGKNGVDAENAGIYGSQSRDDFDRDDVEQYFNYMGMLAVEGTYSKMEALLNLNIHPVDILLLLAATEGDRPKIEELLRAGADCSVKDGDGRTAIDRASSEEIRDLILNYTAQKA
- the LOC104758389 gene encoding uncharacterized protein LOC104758389 gives rise to the protein MDDDSQVKALEEKLKSQLSQLELEHAVFDRMVYKNKNQHRRCSYFQYLLKVRRDLRILRTANMEGILRPCFHVISGKISKQKIHVLESLKLKKCDTGKPNVLERLRGTLHLLSQMTEPILKAASGISTLLARSFFVGFSVTFLALLARLRVLVQQILLDAVTVFNSVTSTSLKKQSVKIAQDGVEVFREYYPKEEECMSITMLNCVWKTDKYVLLETLQKHESSKPMEENVSEDATTRDSLVQYQTSVSPLGEEFSPLLDVDNGGVTVRESSSPIAEAASSKTDNAMQPEDSENPEDAVTRECSVQYHTFASTLGEDIPPSPLIGADKNGEASATECSTPFAEAVSSKTNNGSQTEDTEQPDDESTNPVSPAKVNTDTKKASCRATKVAFLPVKRPSSAITQSTIEEPPKKKQETGEKDKKEEDGFYNLLVRGTQKDSLF